A section of the Streptomyces sp. Je 1-369 genome encodes:
- a CDS encoding DUF3631 domain-containing protein, whose translation MTDAQPNTPSLPDGSGTSWPPVTVPGQPSGSAAPSAEEDRDDGASSPPLAEGAQILDALRAQIKRYVAMPSEEAVTAVALWVAATHLQRAWQHAPRLAIVAPEKRCGKSRLLDVVTETVHNRLITVNATAAAIFRSIDGDDPPTLLVDEADTMFSSTKAAEKNEEVRGLINAGHQRGRPTLRVSGPEHQVQEFPTFAMAALAGIGDLPDTIMDRAVVIRMRRRAAGEKVASFRTGRDTPALNAIRDRLRTWLQPLYAQAMEMEPPMPVEDRAADTWEPLVIIADLAGGDWPALARTACRTMTAYEAGQDEEGGLRTRLLTGIRCAFAAVGDPAVLSTKHLLESLNADREAPWAEYGANGLTPRGLQLLLKPYGIGSANRRFPDGTQAKGFARNQFLDTWARYCPEPKAADEPVPGTAA comes from the coding sequence ATGACCGATGCCCAGCCGAATACGCCATCCCTTCCCGACGGCTCCGGCACGTCGTGGCCCCCAGTCACCGTGCCCGGCCAGCCGTCCGGCTCCGCTGCGCCTTCGGCAGAAGAGGACCGCGACGACGGTGCCTCGTCACCACCGCTGGCCGAGGGGGCGCAGATCCTGGACGCCCTTCGGGCGCAGATCAAGCGCTACGTGGCCATGCCGAGCGAGGAGGCCGTCACGGCGGTGGCCTTGTGGGTCGCGGCGACGCATCTGCAGCGCGCGTGGCAGCACGCGCCGCGCCTGGCAATCGTCGCGCCGGAGAAGCGGTGCGGTAAGTCCAGGCTGCTGGACGTGGTCACCGAGACGGTGCACAACCGTCTGATCACGGTCAACGCCACCGCAGCGGCGATCTTCCGGTCGATCGACGGGGACGACCCGCCGACGCTCTTGGTCGACGAGGCGGACACCATGTTCAGCAGCACCAAGGCCGCGGAGAAGAACGAGGAGGTGCGCGGCCTCATCAACGCCGGGCACCAGCGTGGCCGACCGACGCTGCGGGTGTCCGGGCCGGAGCATCAGGTGCAGGAGTTCCCCACCTTTGCCATGGCCGCGCTCGCGGGGATCGGTGACCTGCCTGACACGATCATGGACCGTGCGGTGGTCATCCGGATGCGCCGTCGCGCGGCGGGCGAGAAGGTGGCGTCCTTCCGCACCGGCCGGGACACCCCCGCCCTGAACGCGATCCGCGACCGCCTCCGCACCTGGCTCCAGCCGCTGTACGCGCAGGCCATGGAGATGGAGCCGCCCATGCCGGTCGAAGACCGTGCGGCGGACACCTGGGAACCGCTGGTCATTATCGCCGACCTCGCCGGAGGCGACTGGCCCGCGCTGGCCCGTACCGCCTGCCGCACTATGACCGCCTACGAGGCCGGCCAGGACGAGGAAGGCGGTCTGCGCACCCGCCTCCTGACCGGCATCCGCTGCGCCTTCGCCGCCGTGGGCGACCCAGCCGTGCTGAGCACGAAGCACCTGCTGGAGTCCCTCAACGCGGACAGGGAAGCACCGTGGGCGGAGTACGGCGCCAACGGGCTGACCCCGCGCGGACTGCAGCTGCTGCTCAAGCCGTACGGGATTGGCTCGGCCAACCGCCGCTTCCCCGACGGCACCCAGGCCAAGGGCTTCGCGCGCAACCAATTCCTCGACACCTGGGCGCGCTATTGCCCCGAGCCGAAGGCAGCGGACGAGCCGGTGCCAGGCACCGCAGCCTGA
- a CDS encoding helix-turn-helix domain-containing protein, with translation MLQTAVRRYERKEAPVAEEEPSEGVLLSGEANVATRIRVEREARGWSTNALSDRLNEAGFDMNPSAVWRIENGKRRINLDDAIGFAEVLGIDLRNLVGPPQLAAKARAMELIDEVVDAFRATQRANMAFTQAREAFDAYLAEHPDIREEADLMVQSAIAEEANKTMLKMHGPPPGDSDGHSTNGA, from the coding sequence GTGCTGCAAACCGCAGTGCGTCGCTACGAACGGAAGGAGGCGCCGGTGGCGGAGGAAGAACCGTCGGAGGGCGTCCTGCTCAGCGGCGAGGCGAACGTCGCGACCCGCATCAGGGTGGAGCGCGAGGCGCGCGGCTGGAGCACCAACGCGCTGTCCGACCGGCTCAACGAGGCCGGCTTCGACATGAACCCGTCCGCAGTCTGGCGGATCGAAAACGGGAAGCGCCGCATCAACCTCGACGACGCCATCGGCTTCGCCGAGGTCCTCGGCATCGACCTGCGCAATCTCGTCGGGCCACCGCAGTTGGCGGCCAAGGCCCGCGCCATGGAACTCATCGACGAGGTCGTGGACGCGTTCCGCGCGACCCAGAGAGCCAACATGGCCTTCACACAGGCGCGCGAAGCGTTTGACGCCTACCTCGCCGAGCACCCCGACATCCGCGAAGAAGCCGACCTCATGGTCCAGAGCGCCATCGCGGAGGAGGCCAACAAGACCATGCTGAAGATGCACGGCCCTCCGCCTGGTGACAGCGACGGCCACTCCACCAACGGGGCATAG
- a CDS encoding helix-turn-helix domain-containing protein, with protein sequence MRQPAIPPASVPTTDAEVALPRLYVPEEVAAVLGCSAWWVKDRARRRLIPFTRVGRAYRFTSEHLAEIIRMNEARPALPQQRAAKAAPAAKAPASQPPSPPDAPTTRLRARPPRRARQSQFGTAA encoded by the coding sequence TTGCGCCAACCCGCAATACCCCCTGCCTCCGTTCCGACCACGGACGCCGAGGTCGCCCTGCCGCGCCTCTATGTCCCCGAGGAAGTCGCCGCCGTCCTCGGTTGCTCCGCCTGGTGGGTCAAGGACCGTGCCCGCCGCCGGCTCATCCCGTTCACCCGCGTCGGCCGCGCGTACCGCTTCACCAGCGAGCACCTCGCGGAGATCATCCGCATGAACGAGGCCCGCCCTGCCCTCCCGCAGCAACGGGCAGCGAAAGCGGCTCCTGCAGCCAAGGCCCCTGCCTCGCAGCCTCCTTCGCCGCCCGATGCTCCCACGACCCGCCTCCGCGCCCGGCCACCACGCCGAGCGCGCCAGAGCCAGTTCGGGACCGCGGCCTAG
- a CDS encoding LacI family DNA-binding transcriptional regulator, whose translation MGFGEKRGNYWRGRYKIAPGKHLTVVGEDGKPLKFATKGEAQRAASEAENKYRRGDWRDPALGQETFGEYASRWYAAQDLAASTMQNYKRHIEEHLLPDFENKALAGILRPDVELWEKKERAVYAASSVKTWRSTLHLIFEDAIDEGLLTSNPAARRRGRGKRAGRSRDRGPEKVVTDALGILLTAERAALLSGRDDEFVATVLKGYTGKRWGEIVGLETEFVRRDAFRVEWQLYELDTGELVRCPPKDDSYRTIDSMDWLSALVANHIARTKPTPCPCHGRTYVFRGQGTARTGGHQGAKLADVARRAGVSTGTVSNVLNHPDRVREDTRVRVELAIAELGFVRGGTTSEHAAHWRRNGFATWLFTPAVSGWYPKKAPQEARPVPILGEPWPGIPARGRGAAARADACWLPIAKGLTPHGLRHTHRTMMEDLGTEKVLMDERMGHIDGSVSARYAHVTLGMRRRLMSGLTEQWEAALDARLVMCPTSPVRVLNDLLRSKAAAQL comes from the coding sequence GTGGGTTTCGGCGAGAAGCGCGGAAACTACTGGCGCGGCCGCTACAAGATCGCGCCCGGCAAGCACCTCACGGTCGTCGGCGAAGACGGTAAGCCGCTGAAGTTCGCCACCAAGGGCGAGGCCCAGCGCGCCGCGAGTGAGGCGGAGAACAAGTACCGGCGTGGCGACTGGCGCGACCCGGCACTCGGCCAGGAGACCTTCGGCGAGTACGCGAGCCGCTGGTACGCCGCCCAGGACCTGGCCGCCTCGACGATGCAGAACTACAAGCGCCACATCGAGGAGCACCTGCTCCCCGACTTCGAGAACAAGGCGCTCGCAGGCATCCTGCGCCCGGACGTCGAGCTGTGGGAGAAGAAGGAGCGAGCCGTCTACGCGGCGTCCAGCGTCAAGACCTGGCGCTCCACGCTCCACCTGATCTTCGAGGACGCGATCGACGAGGGCCTGCTCACGTCCAACCCGGCTGCACGCCGTCGCGGTCGCGGCAAGCGCGCAGGCCGCTCACGCGACCGCGGCCCCGAGAAGGTCGTCACCGACGCCCTCGGCATCCTGCTCACCGCCGAGCGGGCGGCTCTGCTCTCCGGCCGGGACGACGAGTTCGTCGCCACGGTCCTCAAGGGCTACACCGGCAAGCGCTGGGGCGAAATCGTCGGCCTGGAAACGGAGTTCGTACGCCGTGACGCCTTCCGGGTCGAGTGGCAGCTGTACGAACTGGACACCGGCGAACTGGTCCGCTGCCCGCCCAAGGACGACAGCTACCGCACCATCGACTCGATGGACTGGCTGTCCGCCCTGGTCGCCAACCACATCGCCCGTACGAAGCCGACGCCCTGCCCCTGTCACGGCAGGACGTACGTCTTCCGCGGCCAGGGCACGGCCCGCACCGGCGGCCACCAGGGCGCGAAGCTCGCCGACGTCGCCCGCCGTGCCGGAGTCTCCACGGGTACGGTCTCGAACGTCCTCAACCACCCGGACCGCGTACGGGAGGACACCCGAGTCCGCGTCGAACTCGCCATCGCGGAGCTCGGGTTCGTACGAGGCGGCACCACGTCCGAGCACGCGGCCCACTGGCGCCGCAACGGCTTCGCCACCTGGCTGTTCACCCCGGCGGTCTCCGGCTGGTACCCGAAGAAGGCGCCGCAGGAGGCGCGCCCGGTGCCGATCCTCGGTGAGCCGTGGCCGGGCATCCCGGCCCGAGGCCGAGGAGCGGCAGCGCGGGCGGACGCCTGCTGGCTCCCGATCGCCAAGGGCCTCACGCCCCACGGCCTGCGCCACACCCACCGCACGATGATGGAGGACCTCGGCACCGAGAAGGTCCTCATGGACGAACGCATGGGCCACATCGACGGCTCGGTCTCGGCCCGATACGCGCACGTAACGCTCGGCATGCGACGACGCCTCATGTCTGGCCTGACCGAGCAGTGGGAGGCGGCGCTCGACGCACGTCTCGTGATGTGCCCCACATCCCCGGTGCGCGTTTTGAACGATCTCCTGAGGTCCAAGGCGGCAGCTCAGCTGTAG